One Nicotiana sylvestris chromosome 12, ASM39365v2, whole genome shotgun sequence genomic window carries:
- the LOC104225697 gene encoding peroxidase 22.3-like, with translation MVSRSFLFLQVLIMFSLAVIAFSDLSDDFYEDVCPEALPTIKRVVEDAVRKERRMGASLLRLHFHDCFVNGCDASVLLDQTATIDSEKTARANNNSARGFEVIDKIKSEVDKACGRPVVSCADILAVAARDSVVALHGPTWEVKLGRRDSTTASRTTANNDIPSPFMDLPALINNFKNQGLDEEDLVALSGGHTLGFAQCFTFRDRIYNETNNIDSTFASQRQANCPRSGGDSNLASLDPTAALFDSKYFSNLVSKKGLLHSDQALFSGGETDNLVKTYSTNLGTFSKDFAESMIKMGNIKPLTGSQGQIRVNCRKVN, from the exons ATGGTTTCACGTAGCTTCCTCTTTCTTCAAGTGTTGATCATGTTTTCTTTAGCAGTGATAGCATTTTCAGATTTATCAGATGATTTCTATGAGGATGTTTGTCCTGAAGCTTTACCAACCATTAAACGGGTTGTTGAGGATGCAGTTCGGAAAGAGAGACGAATGGGCGCTTCTCTGCTACGTCTGCATTTTCATGATTGTTTCGTTAAT GGCTGTGATGCTTCGGTTCTTCTTGACCAAACAGCTACTATTGACAGTGAAAAGACTGCTCGTGCTAATAACAATTCTGCTAGAGGATTTGAGGTGATTGATAAAATCAAATCTGAGGTTGATAAAGCTTGTGGACGTCCGGTTGTATCTTGTGCGGACATCTTGGCAGTTGCAGCTCGTGACTCTGTAGTTGCT CTACATGGACCAACATGGGAAGTGAAACTAGGAAGGAGAGACTCCACAACAGCAAGTAGAACCACAGCCAACAATGATATTCCATCTCCATTTATGGACTTACCTGCCCTTATCAACAACTTCAAGAATCAAGGATTGGATGAGGAAGACCTCGTCGCGCTTTCCGGTGGCCATACCCTAGGGTTTGCTCAGTGTTTCACCTTCAGAGATCGCATCTACAATGAGACTAACAACATTGATTCCACCTTTGCAAGTCAACGTCAAGCAAATTGTCCACGTAGTGGAGGTGATTCTAATCTTGCTTCCCTTGATCCTACTGCTGCTCTTTTCGACTCTAAATATTTTAGTAACTTGGTATCAAAGAAAGGGCTTTTACACTCTGATCAAGCTTTGTTTAGTGGAGGAGAAACTGATAATCTTGTTAAGACATACAGTACCAACCTTGGAACTTTCTCTAAAGATTTTGCTGAGTCTATGATTAAGATGGGAAATATCAAGCCATTGACTGGGAGTCAAGGTCAAATTCGTGTCAACTGCAGGAAGGTGAACTAA